The Asticcacaulis excentricus genome has a segment encoding these proteins:
- a CDS encoding TonB-dependent receptor domain-containing protein translates to MTHQTPKGRIASSTLRKTVSVSAVATALLLSAAAQAQEASPGAEEPTTVIVTGYRASLQSALTTKRKADVMMDAINAEDIADFPDANLAESLQRIPGISIDRDNGEGRTITVRGLGADFTRVRINGLEALSTAGANDAGSNPNRSRAFDFNTFASELFNSLRVRKSSSAETDEGSLGATVDLITGRPFDYKKDQYAFSIQDAYYDNGGFHNPRVTGLISKRWADGKLGFLASVAYSERDSENDQYRRGIGQSEYLYRNATWLTNEIPMRAGFSAPAGTTFPATSLPNGGLCPGTTTPVRPAGFTCPLPISNTNYANAVTGSDQTAYDLLHNPLNASLVRIPALGSIEQQDLHQERLGITASFQMQPNPNTRVSIDGLYSKFRNESTIYQVSSVGLNRDNTNAGYGTAVNDAARAATSNTGTNPGTALSLANRRALYPGTCTQQDATDVRAAIDCGQTLNGTTLVSGTAFSYNPNNLDPYDYYNAEFVNGTRNPGYVASADLLGFRDRLIGRQATDVLAANVSNGVADYLVLRNVDWRSGADRNFYTTEFKQLSFNLNQKFTDRLTGDFTLGASESYNENQGLLVEFNRMDSPESFVFDERGGGEMPVFNLGFNAADPANWGMVKGFSAIRHFQRFVTNKYAGAKADFGYELNENLSLKFGVTSRKYDFQTNLLERENDLLNPTEKEAKVSVASLGRVVQFGQGLDVPGGTTTSFFAPSIEGFNSVFDFTCNCINKWGDWRIHGKRNGGRENFKVQERSEGGYLQLNFDYDVLGGNVFGNIGVRQVKTDLTSYGNTSGGRPITGRNEYTDTLPAFNVAWQVVPNVYLRAAAAKVMARPLLGNLSPSITAISIPTTGGTTGATLTIGNPKLQPFRGKTYDLSAEWYFAKGGLLSMAVFKKDIASYPQTVLFSAPLSNFLSAEDLATLKLQFNTGSVADNARLAYIDANGEATARQFRDAPGGTLEGWEFSYQQDFTFLPWILKNTGVQFNMTHIDSKLTYILDPGTATVAPTFGNGPWLGASPDAINLTLYYEADMFSARVSMAKREGYYTTYPLAAGSCSPGLNITDGTPCNSPLINDFAGSLPTQNVDFSMSYKPTKRLTITLEGLNMTNETTNRFGYGATSQTVVSQYGSTGRQLTLGVRYKY, encoded by the coding sequence ATGACACATCAGACACCCAAGGGGCGCATTGCGTCTTCGACCCTTCGCAAGACCGTCTCTGTTTCGGCTGTGGCCACGGCCCTGCTGCTGAGTGCGGCTGCTCAGGCGCAGGAGGCGAGCCCGGGTGCCGAGGAGCCGACCACGGTTATCGTGACGGGGTATCGCGCCAGTCTGCAAAGCGCGCTGACGACCAAGCGCAAGGCCGACGTGATGATGGATGCCATCAATGCCGAGGACATTGCCGACTTCCCCGATGCCAACCTGGCCGAGTCTCTGCAACGCATCCCCGGTATCTCGATCGACCGCGACAATGGCGAAGGCCGCACGATCACCGTGCGCGGTCTGGGGGCTGACTTTACGCGCGTGCGTATCAACGGCCTCGAAGCCCTGTCCACGGCTGGGGCCAATGACGCCGGTTCCAACCCCAACCGCTCGCGGGCGTTTGACTTCAACACCTTTGCGTCTGAACTGTTCAACAGCCTGCGTGTGCGCAAAAGCTCGTCGGCCGAAACCGATGAAGGCTCGCTGGGCGCAACGGTGGACCTGATCACCGGCCGTCCGTTCGACTACAAGAAGGATCAGTACGCCTTTTCGATTCAGGACGCCTATTATGACAATGGCGGTTTCCACAATCCGCGCGTCACAGGGCTGATCTCGAAGCGCTGGGCCGATGGCAAGCTGGGCTTCCTCGCTTCGGTCGCCTATTCCGAGCGTGACTCTGAAAACGATCAGTACCGCCGCGGTATCGGTCAGTCGGAATATCTGTATCGGAACGCCACGTGGCTGACCAATGAAATACCGATGCGGGCGGGCTTCTCTGCGCCCGCAGGCACGACCTTCCCGGCGACCAGCCTTCCCAATGGGGGCCTGTGCCCTGGTACGACGACGCCAGTGCGTCCGGCGGGCTTTACCTGTCCGTTGCCTATATCGAACACCAACTATGCCAATGCGGTCACGGGGTCCGATCAGACCGCTTACGATTTGCTGCATAATCCGCTCAATGCATCTCTGGTCCGTATCCCAGCCTTGGGCTCTATTGAACAGCAGGACCTGCATCAGGAACGTCTGGGCATAACCGCTTCGTTCCAGATGCAGCCGAATCCCAATACACGCGTCTCTATCGACGGTTTGTATTCCAAGTTCCGTAACGAGAGCACCATCTATCAGGTGTCATCGGTGGGTCTGAACCGCGATAATACCAATGCGGGTTACGGCACTGCGGTGAACGATGCCGCAAGAGCAGCCACGAGCAATACGGGCACCAATCCCGGTACGGCTCTGAGCCTTGCCAACCGCCGGGCGCTTTATCCCGGCACCTGTACACAGCAGGATGCCACAGACGTGCGCGCGGCTATCGACTGTGGTCAGACCCTGAATGGTACGACGCTCGTTTCGGGTACCGCCTTCTCGTACAATCCGAACAACCTCGACCCCTACGATTACTACAATGCAGAGTTCGTCAATGGTACGCGGAATCCGGGTTATGTGGCGTCTGCCGATCTGCTGGGCTTCCGTGACCGGCTGATCGGGCGTCAGGCCACTGACGTGCTGGCGGCCAATGTTTCGAATGGCGTGGCAGACTATCTGGTGCTGCGTAACGTCGATTGGCGCTCAGGCGCTGACCGCAATTTCTATACCACGGAATTCAAACAGCTTTCGTTCAACCTGAATCAGAAGTTCACCGATCGCCTGACGGGGGATTTCACCCTTGGCGCGTCGGAGTCCTACAACGAAAACCAGGGTCTGCTGGTCGAATTCAACCGCATGGACTCGCCCGAAAGTTTCGTGTTTGACGAACGCGGCGGCGGCGAGATGCCGGTGTTTAACCTCGGTTTCAACGCGGCTGATCCCGCCAACTGGGGCATGGTCAAGGGCTTCTCGGCCATCCGCCACTTCCAGCGGTTCGTGACCAACAAATACGCCGGCGCCAAGGCCGATTTCGGCTATGAGTTGAACGAAAATCTGTCGCTCAAGTTCGGCGTCACCTCGCGCAAGTACGACTTCCAGACCAACCTGCTGGAGCGTGAAAACGACCTGCTCAACCCGACCGAAAAGGAAGCCAAGGTTTCTGTGGCGTCTCTCGGTCGCGTGGTTCAGTTCGGGCAGGGGCTGGATGTGCCGGGCGGTACGACGACCTCCTTCTTCGCCCCGTCCATCGAAGGCTTCAATTCGGTCTTCGACTTCACCTGTAACTGTATCAACAAGTGGGGCGACTGGCGCATTCACGGCAAGCGCAATGGCGGCCGCGAAAACTTCAAGGTGCAGGAGCGCAGCGAAGGCGGCTATCTGCAACTCAACTTCGACTATGACGTGCTGGGCGGTAACGTCTTCGGTAATATCGGCGTGCGTCAGGTCAAGACGGACCTGACTTCCTACGGCAACACTTCGGGTGGGCGTCCAATCACTGGGCGCAATGAATATACCGACACCCTGCCGGCGTTTAACGTGGCCTGGCAGGTCGTCCCGAACGTTTATCTGCGCGCCGCCGCGGCCAAGGTGATGGCGCGCCCGCTTCTGGGCAATCTGTCGCCGTCCATCACCGCGATCAGCATTCCCACGACCGGTGGTACGACGGGTGCGACCCTGACCATCGGTAACCCGAAGCTGCAACCCTTCCGCGGTAAGACCTACGACCTGTCAGCAGAATGGTACTTCGCCAAGGGTGGGCTGCTGTCGATGGCGGTATTCAAAAAGGACATCGCTTCCTATCCGCAGACGGTTCTGTTCTCGGCTCCGCTGTCGAACTTCCTGTCGGCGGAGGATCTGGCGACCCTGAAGCTTCAGTTCAATACCGGGTCGGTCGCCGACAATGCGCGTCTGGCCTATATCGACGCCAATGGCGAAGCGACCGCGCGTCAGTTCCGCGATGCGCCCGGTGGCACGCTGGAAGGCTGGGAATTCAGCTATCAGCAGGATTTCACCTTCCTGCCGTGGATTCTCAAAAACACCGGTGTGCAGTTCAACATGACGCACATCGACTCCAAGCTGACCTATATTCTGGACCCCGGCACCGCGACCGTGGCCCCGACCTTTGGTAACGGCCCGTGGCTGGGGGCGTCGCCCGACGCCATCAACCTGACGCTCTACTACGAAGCGGATATGTTCAGCGCCCGCGTCTCGATGGCCAAGCGCGAAGGCTATTACACCACCTATCCGTTGGCCGCGGGTTCGTGTTCGCCGGGCCTGAACATTACGGACGGCACCCCCTGTAACTCGCCGCTGATCAACGATTTCGCTGGCTCTTTGCCGACACAAAACGTTGACTTCTCGATGAGCTACAAGCCGACCAAGCGTCTGACCATCACGCTTGAGGGTCTGAACATGACCAATGAAACGACCAACCGTTTCGGTTATGGCGCCACCAGCCAGACCGTGGTCAGCCAGTACGGCTCGACCGGCCGTCAACTGACGCTGGGCGTGCGGTACAAGTACTAG
- a CDS encoding family 43 glycosylhydrolase, translating to MISTRRNTMKALGLGAFLFGAPGALAAGPKSRPATWPKGIEGQRQPDLGDGTFLNPIMAGDHPDPSILKDGDDYYMTFSTFDAYPGLVIWHSKDLVNWRPIGPALTRNIGSVWAPELCKHKGRYYLYIPTKKTSAPGSKTTSWVIWADRIEGPWSEPIDLDLPRHIDPGHAVGEDGSRWLFLSGGDRVRLSDDGLSKAGEVEHVYDPWRYPSDWIVEGFAPEGPKITRHGQYYYMILAIGGTAGPPTGHMVIAARSKSIHGPWEHHPRNPLVRTTSVEEKWWSRGHATLVEGPAGDWWGVYHGYENGFWTLGRQTLLAPVTWSKDGWFDFGGGDLSQPIKKPKGGKPHGFQPPHGFALSDDFTTDKYGIQWNFFNPSPDEKSRIRRENGVLHLTASGEAPSSGAPLITIVGDPAYEIEMDIEIDEGVRAGLLLFYDTKLYCGLGFDGKNFVTHQYGIERGRPANPHGRRMFMRLRNDRHIVTFDTSSDGQTWRRFDRGMEVSGYHHNVRGGFLMLKPGFYAAGQGEARFRNFRYRAL from the coding sequence ATGATCAGTACCCGGCGTAACACAATGAAGGCTCTTGGCCTTGGCGCGTTTCTGTTCGGTGCCCCCGGTGCGCTGGCCGCTGGCCCAAAGTCGAGACCTGCGACATGGCCCAAGGGCATTGAGGGCCAGCGCCAGCCGGATTTGGGTGACGGCACCTTCCTCAATCCGATCATGGCCGGTGACCATCCCGATCCGTCCATCCTCAAGGACGGTGACGATTACTATATGACGTTTTCGACCTTCGATGCCTATCCGGGTCTGGTGATCTGGCATTCGAAGGACCTCGTCAACTGGCGGCCCATCGGTCCGGCCCTGACCCGCAATATCGGCTCGGTCTGGGCCCCGGAACTCTGCAAGCACAAGGGGCGTTATTATCTCTATATCCCGACCAAAAAGACCTCGGCACCGGGTTCAAAGACCACTTCGTGGGTGATCTGGGCCGATCGTATCGAAGGGCCGTGGTCCGAGCCGATCGACCTCGATCTGCCGCGCCACATCGACCCCGGCCACGCGGTGGGCGAAGACGGTTCGCGCTGGCTGTTCCTGTCGGGCGGTGACCGCGTGCGCCTGTCGGACGATGGTCTGTCGAAGGCGGGTGAGGTCGAGCACGTCTATGATCCGTGGCGCTATCCGTCCGACTGGATCGTTGAAGGCTTTGCCCCGGAAGGGCCAAAGATCACGCGGCACGGTCAATACTACTACATGATCCTCGCCATTGGAGGCACAGCGGGCCCGCCGACGGGTCATATGGTCATTGCGGCGCGCTCGAAGTCGATCCACGGACCGTGGGAACACCACCCGCGCAATCCGCTGGTACGCACGACCTCGGTCGAGGAAAAGTGGTGGTCGCGCGGCCATGCTACGCTGGTCGAAGGGCCGGCGGGCGACTGGTGGGGCGTTTATCACGGCTATGAAAACGGCTTCTGGACGCTGGGGCGGCAGACGCTTCTGGCCCCGGTGACGTGGTCAAAGGACGGCTGGTTTGATTTTGGCGGCGGTGATCTGTCGCAGCCTATAAAGAAGCCCAAGGGTGGCAAACCGCATGGCTTTCAGCCGCCGCACGGGTTTGCCCTGTCGGACGACTTCACGACCGATAAGTACGGCATCCAGTGGAACTTCTTTAATCCGTCGCCGGACGAGAAAAGCCGCATCCGCCGTGAAAATGGCGTGCTGCACCTCACGGCGTCGGGTGAAGCGCCCAGCTCCGGCGCGCCACTGATCACCATAGTCGGTGATCCGGCCTATGAGATCGAGATGGATATCGAGATCGACGAGGGCGTGCGTGCGGGGCTGCTGCTGTTCTATGACACCAAACTCTATTGCGGTCTGGGCTTTGATGGCAAAAACTTCGTTACGCATCAGTACGGTATCGAGCGCGGGCGTCCGGCCAATCCGCACGGCCGCCGGATGTTCATGCGCCTGCGCAACGACCGGCATATTGTGACCTTTGACACCTCGTCTGATGGTCAGACCTGGCGACGCTTTGACCGTGGCATGGAGGTGTCGGGCTATCACCACAATGTGCGCGGCGGCTTCCTGATGCTCAAACCCGGCTTCTATGCCGCCGGACAGGGCGAGGCACGCTTTCGCAACTTCCGCTACCGGGCGCTTTAA
- a CDS encoding pectinesterase family protein has product MSAKQPMLNRRLFCGAGALVLIAAHPVFAQAQAIVRVPTQYKTLAEAFAALPDAGGVVEIAPGTYREKLSLSKPGVHLVGTGKKPEDVVIVWGDSAKMAGGTGKSASFTVSGDGFRASNLTIQNDYHLTQPDNPSQAVALSISADRAVLRNVRLLGAQDTLYAASKKPTLPSRQYYKDCYIEGHVDFIFGNALAFFDRCHLHIIERNGAFITAHSRTAETETTAYVFDHCRITTAGEGSYYFGRAWRPYAQVIFLDTRIDGRIHPEGWREWTPGKTETYATAHFAEYNSSGPGADVSQRVFWAKRLSADQAAKWRLESVFPDRSWMN; this is encoded by the coding sequence ATGAGCGCAAAGCAGCCCATGCTGAATCGCCGACTGTTCTGCGGGGCGGGCGCGCTGGTCTTGATCGCAGCCCACCCGGTTTTCGCACAGGCGCAGGCGATTGTGCGTGTACCGACGCAGTACAAGACTCTGGCTGAGGCCTTTGCGGCCCTGCCTGACGCGGGAGGCGTGGTCGAGATTGCACCGGGGACCTACCGCGAAAAACTCAGCCTGTCGAAGCCGGGTGTGCATCTGGTCGGGACAGGCAAAAAGCCGGAAGACGTGGTCATTGTCTGGGGCGACAGCGCGAAGATGGCCGGTGGCACAGGCAAATCAGCGTCGTTTACAGTCAGTGGCGATGGCTTTCGCGCCAGTAATCTGACGATCCAGAACGACTACCACCTCACTCAGCCGGACAATCCCTCTCAGGCCGTGGCCTTATCGATAAGCGCTGACCGCGCGGTTTTGCGCAATGTCCGCCTTCTGGGGGCGCAGGATACCCTTTATGCGGCGTCAAAAAAACCGACCCTCCCAAGCCGTCAGTACTATAAGGATTGCTACATCGAAGGGCATGTCGATTTCATTTTCGGCAATGCCCTGGCCTTCTTTGATCGCTGCCATCTGCATATCATTGAGCGCAATGGCGCCTTCATCACGGCCCACAGCCGCACAGCGGAAACTGAAACCACAGCCTATGTCTTCGATCATTGTCGCATTACCACGGCAGGCGAGGGGAGCTATTATTTCGGCCGGGCGTGGCGACCCTATGCGCAGGTCATTTTCCTCGATACGCGCATCGACGGGCGTATTCATCCGGAAGGCTGGCGCGAATGGACGCCGGGCAAGACCGAGACCTACGCCACGGCGCATTTTGCGGAATATAATTCCAGTGGACCGGGCGCAGATGTCAGCCAGCGGGTCTTCTGGGCGAAGCGGTTAAGCGCCGATCAGGCCGCAAAATGGCGACTTGAGAGCGTGTTCCCCGATCGTAGCTGGATGAATTGA
- a CDS encoding rhamnogalacturonan acetylesterase, protein MKKSIAFGSAMLALSLLAAPALSQTTPNLSPQDIEARAQIKKINAKKVILVGDSTTAVLGGWGPSFCGHHLSSFVACINLARGGRSTFNYIAEGSWDIALSEMKSGGFSKTYVLIQFGHNDQPGKPGRSTDLENEFPQLLKRYVNEARAVGAIPVLVTPLTRRGFKNGVLETDLAPWAAATRKVAAELNVPLVDLYARSQSEVQAMGPVAAMRFAQKPPSPEVLEAGKTGTTISGATGVPVAPAQTPLTEEQIRNAQEPLGQAKLSFDYTHLGREGADFFSKIVAYELARAVPELKRDLIP, encoded by the coding sequence ATGAAAAAGTCCATTGCCTTTGGCTCAGCGATGCTCGCGCTCAGCCTGTTAGCCGCGCCGGCCCTTTCGCAGACCACACCCAATCTGTCGCCACAGGACATTGAAGCCCGTGCCCAGATCAAGAAGATCAATGCCAAAAAGGTCATTCTGGTCGGCGATTCCACTACGGCGGTTCTGGGGGGCTGGGGGCCCAGTTTTTGCGGCCATCACCTAAGCTCATTCGTGGCCTGTATAAACCTGGCCAGAGGCGGGCGTTCGACCTTCAACTATATTGCCGAAGGCTCTTGGGATATTGCTCTGTCTGAAATGAAAAGTGGCGGGTTTTCAAAAACCTACGTCCTCATTCAGTTTGGCCATAATGATCAACCGGGTAAACCCGGCCGTTCCACAGACCTCGAAAACGAATTTCCGCAGCTTCTGAAGCGCTACGTCAATGAAGCCCGTGCGGTCGGGGCTATACCGGTGCTGGTGACGCCCCTGACGCGTCGCGGGTTCAAAAATGGCGTGTTGGAGACCGATCTGGCTCCGTGGGCCGCCGCCACGCGCAAGGTGGCGGCGGAACTGAACGTACCCCTTGTGGACCTTTACGCGCGCTCACAGAGCGAGGTTCAGGCAATGGGCCCCGTGGCGGCTATGCGATTTGCGCAAAAGCCGCCCAGCCCGGAAGTACTGGAAGCGGGCAAAACGGGGACGACGATTTCCGGGGCCACAGGCGTGCCCGTGGCACCGGCGCAGACCCCGCTTACCGAAGAGCAGATACGCAATGCCCAAGAGCCTCTGGGGCAGGCCAAGCTGAGTTTCGATTACACGCATCTGGGCAGAGAGGGTGCGGACTTTTTTTCCAAAATCGTTGCCTATGAGCTGGCGCGTGCGGTTCCGGAACTGAAACGGGACCTCATTCCTTGA
- a CDS encoding sugar-binding domain-containing protein, with product MTQLHRRNFLTVTAASGAAAAVAAPSVGAETSAWGVPDEGWSLWIDEKAPYKDDVIYLPTQADLKTLPVNPPTGGWGALTPEATVTLPATVEQHFWGRFGLRPYTGDEYRYAEDDPVPQNGAYRGVSWWWREITIPASAKDQRVLLHIRGARLRAEVFLNEKLVGYSILSEQPFDCDLTGAMAPGGTNRLAIRITNPGGRYDWRDSTTMMWGKLKLFASHGFGGLDRGMTLSVHPLDSHIEDAWVLNTPEPRKVTAHMQVRLTDKISAEQLAKRASVRLQGPDGKSVKVKTALKSARIENGVATLVYDLHAPDAKLWDLENRHLYHMRFDWKGNTGLSSKTVRFGFRWFAVEGIGTNALLRLNGKRIKLYSAISWGYWGYNGMWPTPALARREVEAAQALGLNCLHAHRNVGKHDVFDRQDELGLMRVMEPGGGRHAIGKDLKPGESLSEADAFSRAYMIEKCRLMARTFRSHPSLAHYTLQNEIGANLNNPDVQNVLKIIHDEDPSRTVILNDGFVKRGAAQAMYLAYNDHYFRSDVEPFGGWWVEHQGAGDQWYDKFYQSKDSYIHYQTGKPYIVEFGEMQGCATADNHVLMVADILANGGKSYDLEDHKVIVQNTAAYLDKWGFRKAFPTTESLFLSVGRKVYDAWQNYLENIRIGDEVDIAAISGWETTAIENHSGIVDNLRYFKSPPDLLRNSLLPVRPIAKQRRLVYATGEAAELDIYLLNDTDAQIRGEMILSLIAPDGTTTEIARYAAPTHVKDQFRYLLAEKVLTPTLTKPGINKVQIELKGYPSFVRDLWVVDNASGLKKPVTLAVSGVAKSFRDQLTAIPGLTVEDFKAGGKYDAIIASGLKAEEIAKRQVGEQTGLEAQPKAGEKPKLILGELPADVQAAVKAGTPLLAYVPEDGLAEGVAKQLSALGLFSYAGQVGNLRAPWMGNWNYLRAHPIFDGLPVDQATSVFHQVEGQPSNGLLIDGPVIGPDGIEVIAAYSRDHDRQNGAACFTVRKDGMKVIVHRLPDMVAPLQKRLLINAITWLIE from the coding sequence ATGACCCAACTCCATCGCCGTAATTTTCTCACCGTTACCGCCGCGAGTGGTGCCGCCGCGGCTGTGGCGGCCCCCTCAGTAGGCGCGGAGACATCTGCGTGGGGTGTACCCGACGAGGGCTGGAGCCTGTGGATCGACGAAAAAGCCCCCTATAAGGACGATGTCATCTACCTGCCGACGCAGGCGGACCTGAAGACCCTTCCGGTCAATCCACCGACCGGAGGGTGGGGGGCGCTGACCCCCGAAGCCACGGTTACCCTTCCGGCCACGGTTGAGCAGCACTTCTGGGGCCGCTTTGGACTAAGGCCCTATACGGGCGATGAATACCGCTATGCTGAAGACGATCCGGTGCCACAAAACGGCGCGTATCGAGGTGTGTCGTGGTGGTGGCGCGAGATCACTATTCCTGCCTCAGCCAAGGACCAGCGCGTTCTGTTGCATATCCGGGGGGCGCGGTTGCGCGCCGAGGTGTTCCTCAATGAAAAGCTGGTTGGGTATTCGATCCTCTCCGAACAGCCCTTCGATTGCGATCTGACGGGTGCCATGGCTCCCGGCGGCACCAACCGTCTGGCCATCCGCATCACCAATCCCGGTGGACGCTACGACTGGCGCGATTCCACCACCATGATGTGGGGTAAGCTCAAGCTGTTTGCCTCGCACGGGTTCGGCGGGCTGGACCGCGGCATGACCCTCAGCGTGCACCCGCTGGACAGCCATATCGAGGACGCATGGGTGCTCAATACGCCTGAGCCCCGTAAAGTCACCGCCCATATGCAGGTGCGGCTGACGGATAAAATCAGCGCGGAGCAACTCGCCAAACGCGCTTCTGTCCGGTTGCAAGGCCCGGACGGAAAGTCGGTTAAAGTCAAAACCGCTTTAAAAAGTGCCAGGATCGAAAACGGCGTAGCGACGCTGGTCTATGATCTTCATGCCCCTGATGCGAAGCTGTGGGACCTGGAAAACCGCCACCTCTACCATATGCGCTTCGACTGGAAGGGTAATACCGGCCTGTCATCAAAGACCGTGCGTTTTGGCTTTCGCTGGTTTGCTGTCGAAGGGATCGGCACCAATGCGCTTTTGCGGCTGAATGGCAAACGCATCAAACTCTATTCCGCGATTTCATGGGGCTATTGGGGCTATAACGGCATGTGGCCGACGCCCGCCCTGGCGCGGCGCGAGGTAGAGGCGGCGCAGGCTCTGGGCCTCAACTGCCTCCATGCGCACCGCAATGTCGGCAAGCACGATGTCTTCGATCGTCAGGACGAACTGGGGCTGATGCGCGTCATGGAACCCGGCGGCGGGCGCCACGCCATTGGCAAGGACCTGAAACCCGGTGAGAGCCTGTCCGAGGCCGATGCCTTCAGTCGTGCCTATATGATCGAGAAGTGTCGTCTGATGGCCAGAACCTTCCGTTCGCATCCGTCACTGGCGCATTACACGCTTCAGAACGAAATCGGGGCCAATCTCAATAATCCTGACGTTCAGAATGTTCTGAAAATTATTCACGACGAAGACCCGTCGCGCACGGTCATCCTCAATGACGGCTTTGTGAAACGGGGCGCGGCGCAGGCCATGTATCTGGCCTATAATGACCACTATTTCCGTTCGGATGTTGAACCTTTCGGCGGCTGGTGGGTGGAGCATCAGGGGGCCGGGGATCAGTGGTACGACAAGTTCTATCAGTCGAAAGACAGCTATATCCACTATCAGACCGGTAAGCCCTATATCGTCGAATTCGGTGAAATGCAGGGCTGCGCCACGGCGGACAACCATGTGCTGATGGTCGCCGACATTCTGGCCAATGGCGGTAAGTCCTACGACCTTGAAGACCATAAGGTCATCGTGCAGAATACCGCGGCCTATCTCGATAAATGGGGCTTCCGCAAAGCGTTTCCGACGACGGAAAGCCTGTTCCTGTCGGTGGGTCGCAAGGTTTATGACGCCTGGCAGAATTATCTGGAAAACATCCGCATCGGGGATGAGGTTGATATTGCCGCGATTTCGGGCTGGGAGACGACGGCCATCGAGAACCACTCCGGTATTGTCGATAATCTGCGCTATTTCAAATCGCCGCCCGATCTTCTGCGCAATAGCCTGCTGCCGGTCCGGCCGATCGCCAAGCAACGTCGTCTGGTCTATGCGACGGGCGAAGCGGCCGAACTCGACATCTACCTGCTCAACGATACCGATGCGCAGATCAGGGGCGAAATGATCCTGAGCCTGATCGCGCCGGATGGGACGACGACCGAGATCGCCCGTTATGCCGCGCCGACGCATGTGAAAGATCAGTTCCGCTACCTGCTGGCGGAGAAGGTGCTGACGCCCACCCTGACGAAGCCGGGTATCAACAAGGTTCAGATTGAGCTGAAAGGCTACCCGTCTTTTGTGCGCGACCTGTGGGTTGTGGACAATGCCTCAGGGCTGAAAAAGCCGGTGACGCTGGCCGTATCGGGTGTGGCCAAATCCTTCCGCGATCAGTTGACGGCCATCCCCGGCCTGACGGTTGAAGACTTCAAGGCCGGTGGGAAATATGATGCCATCATCGCTTCGGGCCTCAAAGCCGAAGAGATCGCGAAGCGTCAGGTGGGGGAGCAGACGGGCCTTGAAGCCCAGCCCAAGGCCGGTGAAAAACCCAAGCTCATTCTGGGCGAACTGCCGGCGGACGTGCAGGCAGCAGTGAAGGCGGGGACGCCACTGCTGGCCTATGTGCCGGAAGACGGTCTGGCCGAAGGGGTGGCAAAGCAGTTGTCGGCGCTGGGCCTGTTCTCTTACGCCGGTCAGGTGGGTAATCTGCGCGCGCCGTGGATGGGCAACTGGAACTATCTGCGCGCCCACCCGATCTTCGACGGTCTGCCGGTGGATCAGGCCACTTCGGTCTTCCATCAGGTCGAAGGTCAGCCCTCGAATGGGTTGCTGATCGACGGCCCCGTCATCGGGCCCGATGGCATTGAGGTTATCGCCGCCTATAGCCGCGACCATGACCGTCAGAATGGCGCAGCGTGCTTTACGGTACGCAAGGACGGCATGAAGGTTATCGTACACCGATTACCCGACATGGTGGCCCCGCTTCAGAAACGCTTACTGATCAATGCGATTACGTGGCTAATCGAGTAG